GATGAAATAATTTCTAAAATAGAAAGTGAGTTAGGGTATAAGTTACCTGCATCTTATATTTGGTTAATGAAGGAACACAATGGAGGAATTCCAATAAACGATTGTTTTCCTACAGATATTCCAACAAGTTGGTCAGAGAATCATGTTGCTATATCTGGTATTTATGGTATTGGATATGAAAAAGCTTCCTCACTAGGCGGAGAATTCGGTAGTGAATTTTGGATTGAAGAATGGGGGTACCCTGAAATAGGTATAGCGATTTGTGATTGTCCCTCGGCTGGACACGATATGATATTTCTTGATTATAGAGAGTGTGGGCCTAAAGGAGAACCTTGTGTTGTACATA
The DNA window shown above is from Bacillus clarus and carries:
- a CDS encoding SMI1/KNR4 family protein; amino-acid sequence: MDYFNNFNFDSFWDDSEYARSEYASEYPTDEIISKIESELGYKLPASYIWLMKEHNGGIPINDCFPTDIPTSWSENHVAISGIYGIGYEKASSLGGEFGSEFWIEEWGYPEIGIAICDCPSAGHDMIFLDYRECGPKGEPCVVHIDQESEYKIT